The following are from one region of the Eubacterium sp. MSJ-33 genome:
- the radA gene encoding DNA repair protein RadA: MAALLLYKEKTMAAKEKQIFFCKECGYESAKWQGQCPGCRAWNTFVEEKVKVGTKGSVKQPKDAVTPMGILQVTTAEESRVQTGMRELDRVLGGGIVKGSLVLVGGDPGIGKSTILLQMCRNLVHQNVNVLYVSGEESLSQIKMRAERIGVFEKDMLLLCDNDMDNIERVITKSNASVVIIDSIQTMVVEEVGSAPGTVTQVREVTARLMQVAKQYGIAIFIVGHVTKEGNVAGPRTLEHMVDSVLYFEGDRNHGFRILRGVKNRFGSTNEIGVFTMTEKGLEEVDNPSQALLNGRPQNVSGSVVVSSLEGTRPILVELQALVCQTNFNMPRRTSVGIDYNRVNLILAVMEKRVGMNLWGYDAYVNIAGGMKVNDTAVDLGVAFAIASSMNNKVVPSDTMIIGEIGLAGEIRGVTNVLQRVKEADKMGFATCIIPKSNYDKAMDKLNVKILCVSTLVEALSLL, translated from the coding sequence ATGGCAGCTCTTTTGTTGTATAAGGAGAAAACGATGGCAGCGAAGGAAAAACAGATATTTTTTTGTAAAGAATGTGGATATGAGTCTGCAAAATGGCAGGGACAGTGTCCCGGATGCCGTGCGTGGAATACATTTGTAGAAGAAAAGGTAAAGGTTGGAACAAAGGGAAGTGTGAAACAACCAAAGGATGCGGTAACTCCTATGGGAATCCTTCAGGTGACGACTGCAGAGGAAAGCCGTGTGCAGACAGGAATGCGGGAATTGGACCGTGTACTTGGTGGTGGTATCGTCAAAGGCTCCCTGGTCCTGGTCGGTGGTGATCCGGGAATCGGAAAATCTACTATTTTATTACAGATGTGCCGGAATTTGGTACATCAGAATGTAAACGTACTGTATGTCTCGGGTGAGGAGTCTTTATCACAGATAAAAATGCGTGCAGAGCGGATTGGGGTATTCGAAAAAGATATGCTTCTTCTTTGTGACAATGATATGGATAATATTGAGCGGGTGATTACAAAAAGCAATGCGAGCGTGGTGATCATTGACTCTATACAGACCATGGTAGTAGAAGAGGTTGGTTCGGCACCCGGTACAGTGACACAGGTAAGGGAAGTGACGGCGCGGCTGATGCAGGTAGCAAAGCAGTACGGGATTGCTATCTTTATTGTCGGACATGTTACAAAAGAAGGGAATGTGGCAGGCCCACGTACGTTGGAGCATATGGTGGATTCGGTCTTATATTTTGAAGGAGACCGGAATCATGGGTTCCGTATTTTGCGTGGCGTGAAAAACCGATTTGGATCTACAAATGAGATCGGAGTTTTCACAATGACCGAAAAAGGATTAGAAGAAGTCGATAATCCTTCACAGGCGCTCTTAAATGGTCGCCCGCAGAATGTATCAGGTTCTGTTGTAGTATCTTCCTTAGAGGGAACACGACCAATCTTAGTAGAATTGCAGGCACTTGTCTGTCAGACGAATTTTAATATGCCACGCCGGACATCGGTAGGAATCGATTATAACCGCGTGAATCTGATTCTGGCAGTTATGGAAAAACGTGTTGGCATGAATCTGTGGGGATATGATGCGTATGTGAATATCGCCGGTGGTATGAAAGTAAATGATACTGCTGTTGACCTGGGCGTTGCGTTTGCAATTGCATCAAGCATGAATAATAAAGTGGTACCGAGTGATACTATGATTATCGGAGAGATTGGACTTGCCGGAGAGATTCGTGGTGTCACAAATGTATTGCAACGCGTGAAAGAAGCAGATAAGATGGGCTTTGCTACATGTATTATTCCGAAATCAAACTATGATAAGGCAATGGATAAACTCAATGTAAAAATCCTGTGTGTATCGACATTGGTAGAGGCACTTTCCTTGCTATGA
- a CDS encoding endosialidase yields MAVIDELIREEETGALSFGNFALATKTKKDGFQYQGDSYKIKTFREITKLERNGMFVYESVPGTVVHDFRATDKAVNFVVEGEEDSQITLELEAEKEYKIHIDKVYVGKMKTNLGGKLNLSVELEPSKMVDILVEKI; encoded by the coding sequence ATGGCAGTGATTGATGAACTGATCCGCGAAGAAGAGACAGGAGCCTTAAGCTTTGGTAATTTTGCACTGGCAACAAAGACAAAGAAGGATGGCTTCCAGTATCAGGGCGATAGCTATAAGATTAAAACTTTCCGTGAGATAACAAAGCTGGAAAGAAATGGGATGTTTGTATATGAGTCCGTACCTGGTACAGTTGTACATGACTTCCGCGCGACAGATAAGGCAGTGAATTTTGTGGTAGAAGGCGAAGAGGATTCTCAGATCACACTGGAGTTAGAGGCTGAGAAGGAATACAAGATTCATATTGATAAGGTCTATGTCGGAAAGATGAAGACAAACCTTGGTGGCAAGCTGAATCTGAGTGTAGAGCTGGAACCATCTAAGATGGTAGATATTCTTGTAGAGAAAATCTAA
- a CDS encoding ATP-dependent Clp protease ATP-binding subunit, with product MRLEYTEQAREVLVVMEETAHQMKYSYIGTEHLLFGMLSCPWVTAWKILAENGADESFVLKYLEQNSGSKKTARKLAYSDKLTQLLEQSEKEADRLRNEKIGTEHILLAILKSVDTLAIKLLNSMAVNLQKTFVDTLTALGMDLTQAKRELGALKNPKSKKKSSYPTLEQYSRDLTGAAREERLDPVVGRNAEVERVMQILCRRMKNNPCLVGEPGVGKTAVVEGLAQMIASGTVPEILADKRILSLDLSGMVAGSKYRGEFEERIKRVIAEVRAAGNVILFVDELHTLIGAGGAEGAMDASNILKPALSRGEVQMIGATTRTEYRKYIEKDAALERRFQPVYVEEPTREETIAILQGLRSKYEEHHGVTISDDALEAATDYAIRYINDRFLPDKAIDLIDEAASRKKLGIFAGNKTARKAEEMRHNLEDALEAALSEGDIETAQALKKDLDKTDKKIEKTKHYMREKEQEQMLVSEEDVADVVSVWTKIPVSKITQTESQRLLKLEEILHKRVVGQNEAVETVAKAIRRGRVGLKDPKRPIGSFLFLGPTGVGKTELSKALAEAMFGNENAIIRVDMSEYMEKHSVSKMIGSPPGYVGFEEGGQLSEQVRKNPYSVILFDEIEKAHPDVFNVLLQVLDDGRITDSQGRTVDFKNTIIIMTSNAGAQRIVDPKKLGFSNVENAESEHKDMKNNVMEEVKRLFKPEFLNRIDDIIVFRALSKEDVKGIAALMLKELKNRLAKQMDITLTYGDTVKNFIFEKGYDKKYGARPLKRAIQNNIEDSLAEEILSGKIQASDKVSMTVVDGKVVFTKK from the coding sequence ATGAGACTAGAATATACAGAGCAGGCACGGGAAGTGCTTGTTGTGATGGAGGAGACTGCCCATCAGATGAAGTACAGCTATATCGGCACGGAGCATTTGCTCTTTGGTATGCTTAGCTGTCCTTGGGTAACCGCGTGGAAAATTCTTGCAGAAAATGGGGCAGACGAATCCTTTGTTTTGAAATATCTGGAACAGAATAGCGGAAGTAAAAAAACAGCCAGGAAACTGGCATATTCGGATAAACTGACACAGCTTCTGGAACAGTCAGAAAAGGAAGCGGACAGGCTTCGTAACGAGAAAATCGGTACGGAGCATATTTTGCTTGCAATTTTAAAATCGGTTGATACGCTTGCAATCAAGCTTTTGAATTCAATGGCTGTTAATCTGCAAAAGACTTTCGTTGATACGTTAACAGCGCTTGGTATGGATCTGACGCAGGCAAAGCGTGAACTGGGTGCGTTAAAAAATCCGAAGAGTAAGAAAAAATCTTCTTATCCTACATTGGAACAGTATAGCCGGGATCTGACGGGAGCAGCCAGAGAAGAACGCCTGGATCCGGTTGTTGGCAGAAATGCAGAAGTGGAACGCGTGATGCAGATTCTGTGTCGTCGTATGAAGAATAATCCATGTCTGGTGGGTGAGCCCGGCGTAGGTAAAACCGCAGTTGTGGAAGGTCTGGCACAGATGATCGCATCTGGTACGGTGCCGGAGATTCTGGCAGACAAGCGCATCTTAAGTCTGGATTTGTCTGGTATGGTGGCAGGTTCAAAATATCGTGGCGAGTTTGAGGAACGTATCAAACGTGTGATTGCCGAGGTGCGCGCGGCAGGTAATGTAATCCTTTTTGTAGATGAGCTGCATACACTGATTGGCGCAGGCGGTGCTGAGGGCGCCATGGATGCTTCTAACATCCTGAAACCGGCATTGTCCCGTGGCGAAGTGCAGATGATTGGTGCGACAACACGGACCGAATATCGGAAGTATATCGAGAAAGATGCGGCACTGGAACGACGATTCCAACCAGTCTATGTGGAAGAACCGACACGTGAGGAGACGATTGCCATCTTACAGGGATTGCGGAGCAAGTATGAAGAGCATCATGGAGTAACTATCTCGGATGATGCATTGGAAGCGGCAACGGACTATGCGATTCGTTATATCAATGACCGATTCCTGCCCGATAAGGCGATTGACCTGATTGATGAGGCCGCTTCGAGAAAGAAACTTGGCATCTTTGCAGGCAATAAAACGGCAAGGAAAGCAGAAGAAATGCGTCACAATCTGGAGGATGCGTTGGAGGCGGCACTTTCAGAGGGTGATATAGAAACTGCGCAGGCATTGAAGAAGGATCTGGATAAGACAGACAAGAAAATCGAAAAGACCAAACATTACATGCGCGAAAAAGAGCAGGAGCAGATGCTTGTATCAGAAGAAGATGTTGCGGATGTTGTTTCTGTGTGGACTAAAATTCCGGTCAGCAAGATTACGCAGACGGAGTCCCAGCGGTTGCTGAAGCTTGAAGAAATTCTGCATAAGCGTGTGGTGGGGCAGAATGAGGCGGTTGAGACAGTGGCTAAGGCAATTCGCCGCGGCAGGGTTGGTTTGAAGGATCCGAAGCGTCCGATTGGATCATTTTTATTCCTTGGACCAACCGGTGTTGGCAAGACAGAACTTTCCAAGGCACTTGCAGAAGCGATGTTTGGAAATGAGAATGCAATTATCCGTGTGGATATGTCTGAATATATGGAGAAACACAGTGTGTCGAAGATGATTGGTTCGCCACCGGGCTATGTTGGCTTTGAAGAGGGTGGACAGCTTTCGGAACAGGTGCGTAAGAACCCGTATTCTGTCATTTTATTTGATGAGATTGAAAAGGCACATCCGGATGTATTTAATGTATTGCTGCAGGTACTCGATGATGGACGTATCACAGATTCACAGGGAAGAACCGTGGATTTCAAGAATACGATTATCATTATGACAAGTAATGCCGGAGCGCAAAGAATCGTAGATCCGAAGAAATTAGGATTTTCTAACGTGGAAAATGCAGAGTCCGAGCATAAAGATATGAAAAATAATGTCATGGAGGAGGTAAAACGGTTATTCAAACCGGAATTCCTGAACCGTATTGATGACATTATTGTATTCCGTGCACTCTCAAAAGAGGATGTCAAGGGGATTGCTGCATTGATGCTGAAGGAATTGAAGAACCGTCTGGCAAAACAGATGGATATTACACTTACCTATGGCGACACAGTGAAGAACTTCATTTTCGAGAAGGGCTATGATAAGAAATACGGTGCCCGACCATTAAAACGTGCAATTCAAAATAATATAGAAGATTCTCTGGCGGAGGAGATTTTGTCCGGAAAGATTCAGGCATCTGACAAGGTAAGTATGACCGTGGTGGATGGCAAAGTTGTGTTCACAAAAAAATAA
- a CDS encoding GntR family transcriptional regulator: MFIELDFNSNEAIYMQLRNQIILGIAQDKIKNGESLPSVRQLAEDIGVNMHTVNKAYALLRNDGYLKLDRRKGAVVCVTVESRKEQLEKVNLDMQMLVAEAICKDISLAEMHQIITDMYKEFGDIAHGGNKKT, translated from the coding sequence ATGTTCATTGAACTTGATTTTAACAGCAACGAGGCGATTTATATGCAGTTGCGGAATCAGATCATACTGGGAATTGCACAGGATAAAATCAAGAATGGTGAGTCGTTGCCGTCGGTTCGGCAATTGGCGGAAGATATCGGTGTGAATATGCACACAGTGAATAAAGCATATGCATTACTTCGAAATGACGGATATCTGAAGCTTGACCGCAGAAAAGGAGCTGTTGTCTGCGTGACGGTAGAGTCGCGCAAGGAACAGCTCGAGAAGGTCAATCTGGATATGCAGATGCTTGTTGCAGAGGCAATATGCAAAGATATCAGTCTTGCTGAAATGCACCAGATTATAACGGATATGTATAAAGAATTTGGCGACATTGCACACGGAGGTAACAAGAAAACATGA
- the purD gene encoding phosphoribosylamine--glycine ligase yields MKVLIVGGGGREHAIAWKCSQSKRVTELYAAPGNAGIAQLATCVDISVMDADKLVAFAKEKEIDLAIVGPDDPLVAGVADAFMDAGIRVFGPKANAAIIEGSKAFSKDLMKKYGIPSAAYETFDNADAALAYLETAKMPIVLKADGLALGKGVLICNTLDEAKEGVKTLMLDKQFGSAGDKIVIEEFMTGREVSVLCFCDGTHIKPMASAQDHKRAKDGDKGLNTGGMGTFSPSPFYTDEVDKFCKEHVYQKTMDAMKAEGRDFTGILFCGLMLTPDGPRVLEYNARFGDPEAQVVLPRMKNDIIDVMEACIDGRLDEVELEFDEQAAVCVVLASDGYPEHYDKGFVIDGLDTFKDKDGYYVFHAGTKQTDKGIVTNGGRVLGVTAKGKTLVEARANAYKATEWIDFENKYMRHDIGKAIDEQ; encoded by the coding sequence ATGAAAGTACTTATCGTTGGTGGCGGTGGCAGAGAGCATGCCATTGCATGGAAGTGTAGTCAGAGTAAACGTGTGACAGAGCTTTATGCAGCTCCCGGAAATGCAGGTATTGCGCAGCTTGCAACCTGTGTAGATATATCAGTAATGGATGCAGACAAACTGGTTGCATTTGCAAAAGAAAAGGAGATTGATCTTGCAATTGTCGGACCGGATGATCCGCTTGTTGCAGGTGTTGCAGATGCATTTATGGATGCGGGAATTCGTGTATTTGGACCAAAAGCCAATGCGGCTATTATAGAAGGTTCAAAAGCATTTTCTAAGGATTTGATGAAAAAATACGGTATTCCAAGTGCTGCATATGAGACATTTGACAATGCAGATGCGGCACTTGCATATCTGGAAACAGCAAAGATGCCAATTGTATTGAAGGCGGATGGTCTGGCACTTGGCAAGGGGGTGTTGATCTGCAATACACTCGATGAGGCAAAGGAAGGCGTCAAGACGCTGATGCTTGATAAGCAGTTTGGCTCTGCCGGAGATAAGATTGTTATTGAGGAGTTTATGACTGGACGTGAAGTATCGGTGCTTTGCTTCTGTGATGGAACACATATCAAACCGATGGCGTCCGCACAGGATCACAAGCGTGCGAAAGATGGTGACAAGGGACTTAACACCGGAGGTATGGGAACATTCTCACCAAGCCCGTTTTATACAGACGAAGTAGACAAATTCTGCAAGGAACATGTCTACCAGAAGACGATGGATGCAATGAAGGCGGAGGGCAGAGATTTCACGGGAATCTTATTCTGTGGTCTGATGTTGACACCGGATGGCCCGCGTGTACTGGAATATAATGCACGATTTGGTGATCCGGAGGCGCAGGTTGTACTTCCACGTATGAAGAATGATATTATCGACGTGATGGAAGCTTGTATTGATGGCAGACTTGATGAGGTAGAACTCGAGTTCGACGAGCAGGCAGCAGTCTGCGTAGTTCTCGCGTCAGATGGATACCCGGAGCATTATGACAAGGGATTTGTCATTGACGGTCTGGATACATTTAAGGATAAAGACGGATACTATGTATTCCATGCAGGAACCAAACAGACAGATAAAGGAATTGTGACAAACGGTGGCCGTGTATTAGGTGTGACAGCGAAGGGTAAGACATTGGTAGAGGCACGTGCGAACGCATATAAAGCAACCGAATGGATTGATTTTGAGAACAAATATATGCGACATGATATTGGTAAGGCCATCGATGAACAGTAA
- the purN gene encoding phosphoribosylglycinamide formyltransferase, with product MLRVVVCVSGGGTNLQAIIDAVADGTITNTELVGVISNNYGVRALERAEKAGIDAKVVSPKDYENRVAFNEGLLCAIRAYKPDLIVLAGFLVVIPEIMIDEYENKIINIHPSLIPSFCGTGYYGLKVHEAALARGVKLTGATVHYVDKGTDTGPILLQKAVEVKPGDTPEILQRRVMEEAEWKLLPAAINMIANGEV from the coding sequence ATGCTAAGGGTTGTTGTGTGCGTGTCCGGTGGCGGAACGAATCTGCAGGCAATTATTGATGCGGTGGCAGATGGTACGATTACAAATACAGAATTGGTTGGTGTGATCAGCAACAATTATGGCGTGCGCGCATTGGAGCGTGCGGAGAAAGCGGGTATCGATGCAAAGGTCGTTTCCCCAAAGGATTACGAGAATCGCGTTGCGTTTAATGAAGGACTGCTTTGTGCAATCCGTGCATACAAGCCGGATCTGATTGTACTTGCGGGATTCCTGGTTGTGATTCCGGAGATTATGATCGATGAATATGAGAATAAGATTATCAATATTCACCCATCCCTGATTCCATCGTTCTGCGGAACCGGATATTATGGCTTGAAAGTGCATGAGGCGGCACTTGCCCGTGGCGTTAAGCTGACCGGTGCAACCGTACATTATGTGGATAAAGGAACAGATACCGGTCCGATTCTTTTACAGAAGGCAGTGGAAGTAAAACCGGGGGATACGCCGGAAATTCTGCAGAGACGTGTGATGGAAGAGGCAGAGTGGAAATTGCTTCCGGCGGCTATCAATATGATTGCCAATGGTGAAGTGTAG
- the purM gene encoding phosphoribosylformylglycinamidine cyclo-ligase, which translates to MDYKKAGVDIEAGYKSVELMKEHIKKTMRSEVLTNIGGFSGAFSLNTIKDMEEPVLLSGTDGCGTKVKLAMVMDKHDTIGIDAVAMCVNDIACAGGEPLFFLDYIACGKNYPEKIATIVSGVAEGCVQSDAALIGGETAEHPGLMQEDEYDLAGFAVGVCDKKDMITGQNIKSGDALIGIASTGVHSNGFSLVRKVFDMTKESLSTYYDELGTTLGEALLAPTRIYVKALRGVKESGVTIKGCSHITGGGFYENIPRMLPDGIVASVKKDSYEVPAIFKLLAKTGDIEEKMMYNTYNMGIGMVLAVDAADVDKTLAALEKTGDKAWVIGETKAGEKGVELC; encoded by the coding sequence ATGGATTACAAAAAGGCTGGCGTTGATATCGAAGCAGGTTACAAGTCTGTAGAACTGATGAAAGAGCATATCAAGAAGACGATGCGTTCGGAAGTGCTGACCAACATTGGTGGATTTTCGGGAGCTTTTTCTCTGAATACAATCAAGGATATGGAAGAGCCTGTTTTATTATCCGGAACAGATGGCTGTGGAACGAAAGTGAAGCTTGCAATGGTGATGGATAAGCATGATACGATTGGTATTGATGCAGTTGCAATGTGTGTCAATGATATTGCCTGTGCAGGTGGAGAACCATTGTTTTTCCTTGACTATATTGCATGTGGAAAGAACTACCCGGAGAAGATTGCAACGATTGTCAGTGGCGTTGCAGAGGGATGTGTACAGTCAGATGCGGCATTGATCGGTGGAGAGACAGCAGAACATCCGGGCCTGATGCAGGAAGATGAATACGATCTTGCCGGATTTGCAGTTGGCGTCTGCGATAAGAAGGATATGATCACCGGACAGAATATCAAGTCGGGTGACGCATTGATCGGTATTGCTTCAACGGGTGTACATAGCAACGGATTCTCTCTTGTCCGTAAAGTATTTGATATGACAAAGGAAAGCTTGTCTACATACTATGATGAACTTGGGACAACACTTGGTGAGGCACTGCTTGCACCGACAAGAATCTATGTGAAGGCACTCCGCGGTGTGAAGGAATCCGGAGTAACAATCAAGGGGTGCAGTCATATTACAGGCGGTGGTTTCTATGAGAATATTCCGCGTATGCTGCCGGACGGAATCGTTGCAAGTGTGAAGAAGGACAGCTATGAAGTACCGGCGATTTTCAAGCTCCTTGCAAAGACCGGCGATATTGAAGAGAAGATGATGTATAACACATATAACATGGGTATCGGTATGGTGCTTGCTGTAGATGCTGCCGATGTAGATAAAACACTTGCTGCTTTGGAGAAGACCGGAGATAAGGCATGGGTGATCGGTGAGACAAAGGCAGGAGAAAAAGGAGTCGAATTATGCTAA
- a CDS encoding diguanylate cyclase — MKKNNKRLNIGFFTCHLDNDYAYEVCKGVDYAAKELDVNLIVFPGMYMNASYNDPKNARFDYQYNSIFYYASKHTLDALIVSIGSIGSFLSENDMIAFLKNFDIPILTIEIEVPGYPYLYTEGRTGMREAIEHLITEHHKTKIGFVSGRRENADAKERLDTYCQVLMDHNIPVEEDRIVYGNFSEYTEDIVNNLLDANPDLEAIVFANDSMAIGGYNAIKARGLEIGKDILVTGYDNAPASLILDPPLTTVHNNILDMGYHAVHEVLHLLKHGNTSKSILNSSLIVRSSCGCGDFKSKKAQELASILAKKDIDLARNYILQYLFGSYRDNFYYSKLISLFADPLELILKPLINGSMDFNITDISGSLLAMIDTDFIDLYFSSDKLTYAIRELNQLLCSIADESHKCKIMELFNRLYSDMLAKSSTTLYNTIHNHKQAVWTSMYITRDTLTYSDDEESCFRLIMDKLQDAHFISSYMYMYEEPVMLMADGSWKIPKTMYLQACNNNGKTTYLSGDDRLICSDKVFFNQYTSFDRRRTLVITPLFTNNIQYGLFVGEIGIEHFQNIYPNSLQLATSLNFISLMKQQLLTQSKLANSAAELNEKNILLNKLSITDGLTGINNRRGFLDSVQAHVNSSYNEGKPAMLLFADMDNLKQVNDRFGHKNGDYSIKCIAHILQQSFDSDDVIGRIGGDEFVAFCFLDDPHTPDHLCAKIKELSDHLNQTNEKPYYIDVSLGISTFICSPSLNIEDVLHQADEALYEHKKNKRKDVLKPV; from the coding sequence ATGAAGAAAAACAACAAGCGGTTAAATATCGGTTTTTTTACCTGTCATTTGGATAATGACTATGCCTATGAGGTTTGTAAAGGCGTTGACTATGCTGCCAAAGAACTCGACGTAAATCTAATCGTATTTCCTGGTATGTATATGAACGCTTCCTATAACGATCCTAAAAACGCTCGTTTTGATTACCAGTATAATTCTATTTTTTATTATGCTTCCAAGCATACATTAGATGCATTAATTGTTTCCATCGGTTCGATCGGAAGCTTTCTATCCGAAAATGATATGATTGCATTTCTGAAAAACTTCGATATTCCGATCCTTACCATTGAAATTGAAGTTCCCGGATATCCTTATCTTTACACAGAAGGACGTACCGGCATGAGAGAAGCAATTGAACATTTAATTACCGAGCACCACAAAACAAAAATCGGTTTTGTCAGCGGGAGACGTGAGAACGCAGATGCCAAGGAGCGTCTAGATACCTATTGTCAGGTGTTGATGGATCATAACATTCCTGTCGAAGAAGACCGTATTGTATATGGTAATTTCTCAGAGTACACCGAAGACATTGTAAATAATCTGCTGGATGCCAATCCTGATTTGGAAGCAATCGTATTTGCAAACGATTCCATGGCAATTGGAGGATATAATGCCATTAAAGCACGGGGTCTCGAAATTGGAAAAGATATTCTGGTTACAGGCTATGACAATGCACCCGCATCTCTGATTTTAGATCCACCACTTACAACCGTACACAATAACATCCTCGATATGGGGTATCATGCAGTCCACGAAGTTCTGCATCTGCTTAAGCACGGAAATACAAGCAAAAGCATTTTAAATTCCAGTCTGATTGTGCGTTCTTCCTGTGGTTGTGGTGATTTTAAATCGAAGAAAGCTCAGGAATTAGCTTCGATACTGGCAAAGAAAGATATTGATCTGGCACGTAATTATATTCTGCAATATCTATTCGGAAGCTACAGGGATAACTTTTATTATTCCAAATTGATCAGCCTTTTCGCAGATCCTTTGGAGCTGATTTTGAAGCCGCTCATAAACGGCAGCATGGATTTCAATATTACCGATATCTCAGGCAGTCTTCTGGCAATGATTGATACCGATTTTATTGATTTATATTTCAGCAGTGACAAACTGACCTATGCCATACGGGAACTGAACCAGTTACTTTGCTCTATTGCAGACGAAAGCCACAAATGCAAAATAATGGAGTTATTCAACCGGCTCTACTCGGATATGCTTGCAAAATCATCAACAACATTATACAACACGATTCACAATCATAAGCAGGCAGTGTGGACTTCCATGTATATCACACGAGACACTCTGACTTACAGCGACGATGAAGAATCCTGTTTCCGTCTGATCATGGATAAACTGCAGGATGCACATTTTATAAGTTCTTATATGTACATGTACGAAGAGCCGGTTATGCTGATGGCTGACGGTTCCTGGAAGATTCCAAAAACCATGTATCTGCAGGCGTGTAACAACAACGGAAAAACAACTTATTTAAGCGGAGATGACCGTCTGATCTGTTCGGACAAAGTATTTTTCAACCAATACACTTCCTTCGACCGGCGCCGCACACTTGTCATCACTCCGTTGTTCACGAATAATATTCAATATGGTCTGTTCGTTGGTGAAATCGGCATTGAACATTTTCAGAATATCTATCCGAACAGTCTGCAGCTTGCAACATCCCTGAATTTTATTTCCCTGATGAAGCAGCAGCTTCTCACTCAGAGCAAGCTTGCAAATTCAGCTGCAGAACTGAACGAAAAAAATATTCTTTTAAATAAGCTTTCTATCACCGATGGTTTGACCGGCATTAACAACCGACGCGGATTTTTAGACAGCGTACAGGCGCATGTCAACTCTTCCTACAATGAAGGAAAGCCGGCCATGCTGTTATTCGCGGATATGGATAACCTGAAACAGGTAAATGACAGATTTGGTCACAAGAATGGTGATTATTCCATCAAATGCATTGCTCATATTCTTCAGCAAAGTTTTGACTCCGATGATGTAATCGGAAGAATCGGCGGAGATGAATTTGTAGCGTTCTGTTTCTTAGACGATCCTCATACACCGGATCATCTGTGTGCAAAAATAAAAGAGCTTTCCGATCACCTCAATCAAACAAACGAAAAGCCCTATTATATCGATGTGAGTCTTGGTATATCCACCTTTATCTGCAGTCCATCACTCAATATCGAGGATGTCCTGCATCAGGCTGACGAAGCCTTATATGAACACAAGAAAAATAAAAGAAAAGATGTTTTGAAGCCAGTTTAA
- the metF gene encoding methylenetetrahydrofolate reductase [NAD(P)H], with amino-acid sequence MIQEKEHSGVVFSCEVFPPKRDDDIYQIYKTLDEIKTLKPDFISVTYGAGGSNSKKTATIAAYIQNICEVEALAHMTAVGMDEAGLRALLFELKKKGVENILALRGDKPRTMTQEEFDQRYFKYATDLIPEIKKNGDFFIAGACYPEVHPESKNQEDDIRHLKQKVDLGLNCLITQMFFDNNAFYSFMDKLEKAGINIPVHAGIMPVTAAKQLGTSVTLSGSSVPVEMSNMIAKYGENPEDMKKAGIEYAVNQILDLKKHGVAGVHIYSMNKADVTKQIYEASF; translated from the coding sequence ATGATTCAGGAAAAAGAACATAGTGGTGTTGTGTTTTCTTGTGAGGTGTTCCCGCCGAAGCGAGACGATGACATCTACCAGATTTATAAAACATTGGATGAGATAAAGACATTGAAACCGGACTTTATCAGTGTTACATATGGAGCAGGCGGAAGCAACAGTAAAAAGACCGCAACGATTGCGGCATATATTCAGAATATATGCGAAGTGGAGGCACTCGCACATATGACAGCAGTGGGCATGGATGAAGCAGGGCTTCGTGCATTGCTGTTCGAACTGAAAAAGAAAGGTGTGGAAAATATTCTGGCTCTGCGAGGAGATAAACCGAGAACCATGACTCAGGAAGAATTTGACCAGAGGTATTTTAAGTATGCGACAGATTTGATTCCGGAGATTAAGAAAAATGGTGATTTCTTTATTGCAGGAGCGTGCTATCCGGAGGTACACCCGGAATCGAAAAACCAGGAAGATGATATCCGGCATCTGAAGCAAAAAGTGGATTTGGGATTAAACTGTCTGATTACGCAGATGTTTTTTGATAATAATGCTTTTTATTCCTTCATGGACAAACTGGAAAAAGCAGGAATTAATATTCCGGTTCATGCAGGTATCATGCCTGTGACGGCTGCAAAACAGCTCGGTACAAGTGTAACATTGTCAGGTTCTTCTGTCCCGGTTGAGATGAGCAATATGATTGCAAAGTACGGAGAGAATCCGGAGGATATGAAGAAAGCCGGCATTGAATATGCCGTGAATCAGATTCTGGATCTCAAGAAACACGGCGTTGCCGGCGTACATATTTATTCGATGAATAAAGCAGATGTAACAAAACAGATTTATGAAGCCAGTTTTTAA